The Ignavibacteriales bacterium genomic interval AAATCTCCTAAAACATTTGTTCTGGACACGAACGTAATTTTGCACGATGCAACATCAATAAATCAATTTCAAGAAAACGATGTTGTAATTCCCTTAACGGTTATAGAAGAGCTTGATCATTTTAAGCGTGGCAGTCAAGTTATTAATCTTAACGCCAGAGAATTTGCACGTACGCTTGATTCAATCACCGGATCAGCATTATTTAATGGTGGTATTTCAATGGGAAAGGGAAGAGGGAAACTCCGTATAGCAATTCTAAAAGGATTAGCTCCGGCAATACGAGATGTTTTTAAAGATGATACACCTGATCATCGTGTATTAAGTGTTGCTTATGAGTGGCAGGCAAAGTTAAAAGAAAAATCGCAAGTAATTCTTGTAACTAAAGATGTTAATCTTAGAATGAAAGCTAAAGCACTTGGAATACTTGCTGAAGATTATACAACCGATAGAGTCAGCAGCATTGAAGAACTTTACAGCGGAAAAGGAATTATTGAAGATGCAAATGATGATCTTTTAGTAAAACTTTTTCAGCCTCCATATTCAGTGCCGGCAAAGCCGTTTATTAAAAAATTAAATGGAGAAGCACTTTCAAATAAATATTACATTTTAAGAAATACAAATCGCTCCGTACTTGCTCAACTTGATCAGAACAAAGAACAAATTGTTAAAGTTGACAAGACAAATGTTTATGGAATAAATCCGCGTAACGCTGAACAGACTTTTGCTGTAAATGCGTTAACAAATCCGGATATAAGACTTGTATCTATGACAGGAAAAGCAGGAACAGGAAAAACACTTCTTGCACTTGCTAGTGCATTGCACGTTAAAAAGAATTATAGGCAAATTTTTATTGCTCGACCAATTGTTCCGCTAAGTAATAAAGATATTGGTTTTCTGCCAGGTGATGTAGAAAGTAAACTTGCACCATATATGCAGCCGCTCTGGGATAATTTAAAAGTTATTCAGGATCAATTCCCTGAAAATGATAACAAGCATACCGCGATTGATACAATGATAAAGGATCAAAAACTTGTTATCGAGCCTCTATCATACATACGCGGAAGAAGTTTGCAAAGAATATTTTTTATTGTGGATGAAGCTCAAAATCTTACTCCACACGAAATTAAGACTATAATTACACGTGCCGGTGAAGGGGCTAAAATTGTTTTTACGGGGATATTTATCAAATTGATCATCCATATCTTGATGGGCAATCAAACGGACTTTCTTATCTTATTGATAAATTTAAAGGGCAAAAACTTTATGCACATATAAATCTTGAAAAAGGGGAACGATCTGAGTTAGCAGAATTAGCAAGTAATCTTTTATAAACTATTTAGGATTAAAATGAAAAATATAAAACTTTTTTAATGGGATTTTTAGCGACAATATTTTTTCAGGTTGTTTACAGGTTGACACAAAAGTTAATCTTAATAATGATGGAAGCGGGACAATTGAGGAGACAGTTGTTATTAAAAGCACAGTTATTAATATGATGAAAGAATTTGCAATGGCTTTTGATTCAACAAAATCAGAAGAGTATAGTATGTTTAAAGAAGGTGAGTTGACAGAAAAAGCTGCAAATTATGGTGAAGGAGTTAAGTATCTATCCGGCGAAAAAATTACTATTGGAAACTACGAAGGTTATAAAGCAATTTATTCTTTTAAGGATATCAATAAAGTAAAAATAAATCCAAGCCCGGATGATAAAATGCCGTTTGGCGATGAGATGATGACTAAAGAAGAAAAACCAGTTGATGATTTACTAAAGTTTGATTTTAAAAAAGGTAATCCTTCAACCTTGGTTATTAATTTTCCAAAACCAGAAATGAAAGAAGAAGTTGAAATAGATTCAAATGAAACAGAGTTTGAAGACTCAACTTTTAATGAAGATGCTCAACAAAAGATCATCGAAATGTTTGATGGGATGAAAATTAATGTTTCATTTAATTTTAACGGATCAATAAAGGAAACAGATGCATCGTTTGTTGATGGAAATGAAGTTACTCTTATGCAGGTTGATTTTTCTGAAGTGATAAAAAACAAAGATGTTTTAGAAAACTTGCAAAAAACAAAACCTGAAACGATGGAACAGTTTAAAAAAATTATTGGTGATCTACCCGGAATAAAAGTTGAGTTTAAGGAAAAGTAACTATAAAATTTTAGATATTTAAAAACTTAAAAACGGAGAAACAATGAAAAGCTTATTAATGGTTCTATTTCTTTTTACGACAGTTAATATTTATTCACAAACAGAAAAGTTCGGTAAGGATATTTCTTTAACAGAAAAAACAAATATTTCAAAAATTCTTGAAATGCCTGAAGAATTTGTTGGGAAAACAGTTTTAGTTGAAGGTGAAATTATTGATGTCTGCGCAATGGCTGGTTGCTGGATGGAATTAAAAAGCGATGCTGAAAATCAAAAAGTAAAAATAAAAGTTAAAGACGGTGATATTGTTTTTCCCGTTGAAGCAAAAGGTAAATCAGCGTTGGTTGAAGGAACCGTTTATAAAATTGAGTTAACAAAAGAAGAAGCGGCTGAATATTATGAGCACGTTGCAGCAGAACAGGGAACAGAGTTTGATCCTGCAAGCGTTACAGGTCCGGTTACTTTTTATCAGATAAAAGGAATTGGTGCTGTAATAAAATAAAGATAGAATTTTTAATTGATTATTAAGGGCTCAATCGAGCCCTTTTTTATTGTGTTAAACAAACCCCTAATTTTCAATTTTAATGTAATTGCAGACTTGAGTAAATTTGAATAAAGAAATCTAAAATAATTTATGCAAACATTTACATATCCAATATTCTGGAAGTTTATTTACCGATATTTGAATTTAGTATTAACACCAATGTTAATTTTTTTATGCTGTTTCAGTTGCCGCCTTGATTGATAAGAACCTTGTTATTCTTATCCCATTTCTGTTATCGCTATTTGTTATTTACTATTTGAATAAATCCTATATTAATTTTTATAAACTTGTTCCTTATAAGATTGAAGTTGATACTGAAAAAATTATTTGCACTGAATTTATTTTTAAGGATAAGTCAATTACAATATTTATTAAAGATATCGATGCAATTTCAGGTGGTATATTTGATGGTAAGTATCGCGGAATAATGAAAATCTGTGATGGCAAAAGCAAAGTATGTATAGGCTTTTTTGATAGGCTGACTGACTCAAATAAACTTGTTACACTTATTCTTAGTAAAGTTGAAAAAAAGATCTATGATAAAGTGATTGAACAGATTCAATCAGCTAAGATTAAACCGGATACAAAAAAATAAATGAAAGTTGCAGTTTTACTTTCCGGTGGTGTTGATAGTTCAGTTGCGCTTCGTTTACTTAAAAATGCAGGGCATGATGTAACAGCTTTTTATTTAAAGATATGGCTGCAGGATGAATTTTCATTTCTTGGTGATTGCCCGTGGGAAGAGGATTTAGAATTTGCTCGTGCCGTTTGTAAACAAGCCAACATTCCACTTGAAACTATAAACATGCAAACCGAATATTGGGATTCTGTTGTTTCTTATACGATTTCAGAAATTAAAGAAGGCAGAACGCCAAATCCTGATATGTTTTGTAACCGTTTAATAAAGTTTGGACAGTTTATAAATAAGATTGATAACTCGTTTGAAAAAGTTGCTTCTGGTCATTACGCAAAAATTGAAGACAAAAAAATAAAAAGTTTATCTTAAAAATTTCTCCTGACCCTATAAAAGATCAAACATATTTTCTTGCTTATCTCACTCAACAGCAATTAAGCCGGACGCTCTTTCCGATTGGAACTTACAGAAAAAAAGAAATACGGGAACTTGCGGCAAAATATAATCTGCCAAATATGAGTAGGAAAGACAGCCAGGGAATTTGTTTTCTGGGTAAGATTAAATTTTCTGATTTTATAAAACATCACCTTGGGGAATTAGAAGGCGATATAGTTGATATTCATACAAACAAAGTTCTAGGTAAACACAAAGGATTTTATTTTTATACAATTGGTCAGCGCTCCGGTTTAAGATTAGGCGGTGGTCCTTGGTATGTTATTAGTAAGGATATTGAAAAAATATTGTTTATATCTCAAAAGAAAATATTACAAACCGTGCTAGAAAAGAATTTAAAGTTGGTAAGTTTAATTGGATTGCGGAAGAGCAACCTGAAGATGGAAATTATCTTGTAAAGATTCGTCATGGTGAGCATTTTTATAATTGCACTTTAAATTTTGGTGATAGTTCCGCAATGGTAGTAACTGAAAAAGAAGATCGTGGAATTGCACCGGGACAATTTGCGGTTTTTTACAAAGATGACGTTTGTCTTGGTGGAAGTGTTATTTTAGAATAATATTATTATTAAAAAAATTAATTAGATAACAGTAGCTGATTGGGAGAAAAGAATTTGTTTAAGATTTGATGTGTCGACATATTTTTCTTTAGTTATTTTAATCAGGTTTTTACAATTCATGCAGATATAAGCATACCTTACTCCGATTACGGAATCAAGTTTTGCAACCCATAATTCTGTAAAAGGATTATCGCAAATTGGGCATATTGATTTAAATTCTATTTGTTCAATTTCTTTGGTCATTAGGCTCCTCAGTACACATAAGACGCATAAGTATATAAAAAAGTTACTGAATATTAAAAATTTTACTCAAAAATATAGAACCCTTTTTCATTAATATAAGATTTATTTTGTTGCAGAAAAGTCATAATGCTTTCAACAGGAATTATTTTGGCAATGCCATAACGGATTGCTGAATGTTTTCTTACATAAAGATTCCCATCGTAAGGTACAATGGGATTATAAGTTGTTTTGGTTTTCAAATTTTCCGGATAAACTAAATTCTCTTCTTCTTCCGGAACCCATTGCACCATTCCTATCAACTCAAAATTTGGAACTCCATCTCGAATTGCAAGCGCAAATCCACCGCTAAATCCGGGATTAATTACCGCATCAACAAGGAATGAACCCGCTTCATCTCTGCGCGGACTGCTTACAATCGCTTTAGTAATAATTTTAAAATTAACTGGATACCCAACAAGATAAACAAATGTGCCCCATTCAACATCTTTTGCTTTGCCTAAGGGATAATTAAATGTTGGAAAAAATATTCCCTTTTGACCACCATATTTTCTTCCTATCAAGGCAATATCAGAGTGCTCATCAATTGCAATAACTTCTACCTGGCTGCCTTCGGGAAATCCTGCAACATAGATCACCTGTTTTTCTTTGATCGAAATTGACTCAACAAAATTTGTCGCAAAACCTAATTCATCATATTTGTATGCTATAATAGTATCCGGAAAAGAGATTTGTGTGCACAGGTTAGTAATGCAACTTTTCCATTTTCAGAATAAACAGATACTGCAGTTCCCGAGCATGAATTATCTGCAAGAGCTTCTTTTATTGCGACTTTGGTTAGTCTTTTAGTTTCTAAATCTTTTAAAGTAAAATTATCTTTTCCATCAAACACATAGATTTTATAAAAAGCTGTTGAGTTAACTCGCTGGATTGTTTCACTAATCTTTCCTAATTCAACAGAAGAAGACTTATACGGAAATTCACTATCATACTTTCCATCCAGTAATGTGGGATACACTTTTTCGTACGATGTAAATGAGCAGCCATAAAAAACAAATAAGGATATCAGTAAAAAAACGATTGAAATCAAATCTCTTTTTTTCATTTCAGATATCCTTAAATATTTATCGATTGAACTTGTTAGTTCTTTTATTCACCATGCTTTGTCTTAAAACCTTTTTGCATCCAGCCACGTGCAAAAAATAACCCGAAACTACTTACCATAGCAATACAGCCATAAATAAACCACATTGTTTCAGTATTCATTTGGGATGGATCAATACCTTCTGGAGCGTAGTGCATTAAAAAACCATCCAGAGTATAAACTCGTAACAACTTTAGTTAAAAACCATGGGAACTGTCCGATTCCCATATAAATTCCTGTCATTCCCTTTGGAGCAATTTCAGCAACCCACTGTAAAAATCTTGGCTGCCACATTGCTTCTCCGATAGTCATCAAAGTTAAATATGCAAAAACTGTGTAGATACTTGGACCAAGAGTTAGTATAAAGGTCGGTGCTGCCATAACAAACGTTCCATAAATCATCATCTTATAAGTGTCGCGCTTTACGGTTAATGCTGCAACCATTGGAGTTAGAATGAAAATTAACAGCGGATTAAAGTTCGTAAAGAACTCAAAGTTATCAGCCACTACTCCTGTAAATGCTCTTTTATAATAAACAGGCAGCGTTAACCAATTGTGTGCAAAAAGTGTTTGTACAGGAATTAGAATGAAGATAAAAAACATAAATCTTAAATCTCTAATAGGAAAATTTTTAAGATAGAACATAATTTTTTCTTTAGCGGATTTTTCATCCTCAGCTTTTTTATCAGCCTCAATCTGCTCTTTAGTTTCTGTGCTAACTTCTCGTATTGTCTTTTCAATGGTTTTTTGGAAAGAATGGTTGCAACAACAATAATTCCTAAAACTGTTAATCCGACATAAACCCACATTACACCTAACATTCCTTCTTGATCATTTGCAAATGCCTTTCTTATTGGCGGGGCGATAATTCCGGGAAGAAATCCGCCAAGATTCATAATCGCATATAGCATTGCATAACCCATGGCAGATGTTTTTTCTGTGGTAAATAGTTTTACAGCAGCATAACAAGCTGGCTGGTAAATACCGTAACCTAAAATGATGCCCAATAATCCCACCATAGCAATTAAATGAGCAGAAGACCATAATCCGGTATTAGAAGTAATTGTTGGTCCAAGAGTTAAGAAAACTCTTCCAATCAACATAAAAAGCAAAGCATATATGAGAGATTTTCTTACACCAATCCAATCTACAGTCGCACCGAGAAACAGCATCGCCAGCGTAATTCCTGCAGTTTGAAATCCAACCATTTGCCCTGCGTTAATATCATCCAGCTTAACAAAATCAGTAAAATAAATAACCAAATAACCAACTACGCCAAAGTATGTAATTCCTTCAAGCAGGTATGTGAGATTTATTCCCCACAACGCTCGGGAAGAATGAAATAAATCTATAAACGGTTGTGTTATTTCTTTAAATACACTTTAAAAGTGCTTGGTTGTGGATCAATTTCCGGTGATGAATTATCGGACATATATTTTCCTGTAATTGAATGAAATAATAATTACTTTACACAAGGCAGTACAATAGTAAAAGTAGAGCCGCTTTCTTTTTTGCTTGTTACTTTTATGGTGCCATCGTTTTTTTTGATTAGCTCATTAGTTAACAGCAGACCAAAACCCGTACCTTTTTCGTTTTTGGTTCCTTCAGTAGTAAACTGTTTTTCTATTTTAAATAATCTCTCTTGATCCTCTGACGACAAACCAACACCTGTATCTTTAACAAATACTTCGGCTTTATCACCATTAGTTTTACAACCAACAGTAATTGTCCCTCCATCATGAGTAAATTTAATTGCATTAGATACAAGATTTCTTATTGAAGCTTCAATCATATTTTGATCGGCCAGCACGTTTATTTCAAGATCAGTTTCTTTAGTCAGCGTAAGGTTCTTAGCTTCAAATGAATCTGAAAAGATACTGAGAAC includes:
- a CDS encoding MFS transporter produces the protein MWGINLTYLLEGITYFGVVGYLVIYFTDFVKLDDINAGQMVGFQTAGITLAMLFLGATVDWIGVRKSLIYALLFMLIGRVFLTLGPTITSNTGLWSSAHLIAMVGLLGIILGYGIYQPACYAAVKLFTTEKTSAMGYAMLYAIMNLGGFLPGIIAPPIRKAFANDQEGMLGVMWVYVGLTVLGIIVVATILSKKPLKRQYEKLAQKLKSRLRLIKKLRMKNPLKKKLCSILKIFLLEI
- a CDS encoding trypsin-like peptidase domain-containing protein, whose translation is MIYVAGFPEGSQVEVIAIDEHSDIALIGRKYGGQKGIFFPTFNYPLGKAKDVEWGTFVYLVGYPVNFKIITKAIVSSPRRDEAGSFLVDAVINPGFSGGFALAIRDGVPNFELIGMVQWVPEEEENLVYPENLKTKTTYNPIVPYDGNLYVRKHSAIRYGIAKIIPVESIMTFLQQNKSYINEKGFYIFE
- a CDS encoding DUF4920 domain-containing protein codes for the protein MKSLLMVLFLFTTVNIYSQTEKFGKDISLTEKTNISKILEMPEEFVGKTVLVEGEIIDVCAMAGCWMELKSDAENQKVKIKVKDGDIVFPVEAKGKSALVEGTVYKIELTKEEAAEYYEHVAAEQGTEFDPASVTGPVTFYQIKGIGAVIK